In Torulaspora delbrueckii CBS 1146 chromosome 1, complete genome, one genomic interval encodes:
- the PRP2 gene encoding DEAH-box RNA-dependent ATPase PRP2 (similar to Saccharomyces cerevisiae PRP2 (YNR011C); ancestral locus Anc_6.306), translated as MSEQLTGLGKRRYKRTFETTTGDVEEETKSKASVEDSKNASNGIDETDKKEDDMNDLRLYARQRYLGQREKKKVEALRQELRLLEEDVNKYGWDNLTQKERDDVSLKRELVELFDKKEADFDEGYQLQEDYVDEKGKFDVSRKRRVLNNRDSYFKESKATRQQAWEEKQLQKAVKEDGTDEIMVPNSEKYDFVFDNDAAIDFTEEDDEILPEKDAEYDTHLSERLDAEQNRTKSIQEMRKLLPVFQYREELLQAIKDNQILIVVGETGSGKTTQLPQYLVEEGYTNSGKLQIAVTQPRRVAATSVAARVAEEMDVCIGKEVGYSIRFEDKTSEKTVLKYMTDGMLLREILTDPELKRYSCIMIDEAHERTLATDILLGLLKDILVHRKDLKLLISSATMNATKFSRFFGGCPIFNVPGRRYPVDIHYTLQPEANYLHAAISTIFQIHTSQELPGDVLVFLTGQEEIESARDKIEEIANKLGSGIPQMIIAPIYANLPQEQQDQIFVQTPPNCRKIVLATNIAETSLTIDGIKFVIDPGYVKENSFVPATGMSQLLTVPCSRASVDQRAGRAGRVGPGKCYRLFTKWSYYNELEMMPKPEIVRTNLANTVLLLLSLGISDLIKFPMLDKPSIASLTNSLEDLYLMGALNSKGKITRLGRIMCEFPCEPQFAKVLHSAATHEQCKGTLEECTDIVAMLHETASLFVGRSKDASSHIVGEVDSDHLLYLQIYQEWKNSNYSRAWCQDHKVQYKTLCRVRNIRNQLWKCAEQMGLVVMNETYRRKQVDFTQEINTRISKSFISGFPMNIAQLGTTGYRTTGKKSSSGLNVHIHPSSVLIEQTRENAKKPSKYVLYQRLMLTSKEFMRDCLPIYTESWLIEMVPQIFKKPNNQN; from the coding sequence ATGTCGGAGCAGCTCACTGGACTAGGTAAGAGAAGATATAAGAGAACATTTGAGACAACTACTGGGGATGTGGAGGAAGAGACAAAATCAAAAGCTTCAGTGGAAGACAGTAAGAACGCCTCTAATGGAATCGATGAGACTGATAAAAAAGAGGACGACATGAATGACCTGAGGCTATATGCTCGACAAAGGTACCTTGgacaaagagaaaagaagaaggtaGAGGCTCTAAGACAGGAGTTACGGTTGCTGGAGGAGGATGTGAACAAATATGGTTGGGACAACCTCACTCAGAAGGAGCGTGATGATGTTTCACTCAAGAGAGAACTAGTTGAATTATTTGACAAGAAAGAGGCTGATTTCGACGAAGGATATCAATTACAGGAAGACTATGTGGACGAGAAGGGAAAATTTGACGTGAGTCGAAAGAGAAGAGTGCTTAATAACCGCGATAGTTACTTCAAAGAGAGTAAAGCAACTAGACAGCAAGCTTGGGAAGAGAagcaattgcaaaaagCAGTAAAAGAAGATGGTACTGATGAAATAATGGTACCGAACTCCGAGAAGTATGATTTTGTTTTCGATAACGATGCAGCGATAGATTTTACTGAGGAAGACGATGAAATTTTGCCTGAGAAAGATGCTGAATATGATACTCACCTTTCTGAGCGATTAGATGCTGAGCAAAATCGTACCAAGTCTATCCAAGAGATGAGAAAACTGTTGCCTGTTTTCCAATATagagaagaacttttgCAAGCTATTAAAGATAATCAGATTCTGATCGTTGTGGGTGAAACAGGGTCTGGTAAAACTACACAGCTGCCTCAATACCTTGTAGAAGAAGGCTACACGAATTCTGGAAAGCTTCAGATCGCTGTCACTCAGCCGCGTAGGGTGGCAGCGACATCAGTAGCTGCAAGAGTGGCCGAAGAAATGGATGTATGTATTGGTAAGGAAGTTGGGTATTCTATTCGTTTTGAAGATAAGACTAGTGAGAAAACAGTTTTGAAGTACATGACTGACGGTATGCTTCTACGAGAAATATTAACTGATCCAGAACTAAAACGCTACTCCTGCATAATGATAGATGAGGCGCATGAGCGAACTTTGGCAACTGATATTTTACTTGGGCTCCTGAAGGATATTTTAGTACATCGAAAAGACTTGAAACTACTCATCTCTTCTGCTACAATGAATGCTACAAAATTCTCTCGCTTCTTCGGCGGCTGTccaatcttcaatgtcCCGGGAAGAAGATACCCTGTTGATATTCACTACACATTACAACCAGAGGCTAATTATTTGCATGCTGCTATCAGCActatctttcaaattcacaCATCACAAGAACTACCGGGAGATGTTCTCGTTTTTCTCACAggtcaagaagagattgaatcTGCCAGGGACaaaatcgaagaaattgccaatAAGCTGGGATCGGGAATTCCACAAATGATTATAGCTCCCATTTACGCCAATTTACCACAGGAACAGCAGGATCAGATATTCGTTCAGACCCCTCCAAACTGTAGAAAAATCGTTTTAGCCACCAACATTGCTGAAACTTCCTTAACCATCGATGGTATAAAATTCGTGATCGATCCCGGTTATGTGAAAGAGAATTCGTTTGTTCCCGCAACAGGAATGTCCCAACTGCTCACCGTACCATGCTCTCGAGCGTCCGTAGATCAGAGAGCAGGTAGAGCAGGACGTGTTGGGCCAGGCAAATGTTACAGATTGTTTACCAAGTGGTCATACTATAATGAATTAGAAATGATGCCCAAACCAGAGATAGTCAGAACGAATTTGGCAAATACCGTTTTGCTTCTGCTCTCACTAGGGATATCTGATCTGATTAAGTTTCCCATGCTTGATAAACCCAGCATAGCGTCTCTGACTAATTCGTTAGAAGATTTGTACCTCATGGGTGCCCTCAATAGTAAAGGCAAAATAACTAGATTGGGCAGGATCATGTGTGAATTTCCCTGTGAACCGCAATTTGCCAAAGTCCTACACAGCGCAGCGACTCACGAGCAATGCAAGGGCACACTAGAAGAATGCACAGATATTGTCGCCATGTTACATGAGACTGCTTCACTCTTCGTGGGCCGTAGTAAGGACGCAAGCTCGCACATTGTGGGAGAAGTTGATAGCGATCACTTGCTCTATCTGCAAATATATCAGGAATGGAAGAACTCAAATTATTCAAGAGCCTGGTGCCAGGACCACAAAGTCCAATACAAGACATTGTGCAGGGTGAGAAACATAAGAAATCAATTGTGGAAATGTGCTGAACAGATGGGTCTCGTTGTCATGAATGAAACCTATAGGCGAAAACAAGTAGACTTCACACAAGAGATCAATACTAGGATAtccaaaagtttcatcagtGGATTCCCGATGAACATAGCACAATTGGGAACTACCGGATACCGCACAACGGGTAAGAAAAGCAGTTCTGGGCTAAACGTTCACATACATCCTTCAAGTGTACTAATTGAGCAGACCCGggaaaatgccaagaaaccTAGCAAGTATGTGCTCTATCAAAGACTGATGCTcacatcaaaagaatttatgAGAGATTGCTTGCCGATTTACACAGAATCATGGCTCATCGAAATGGTTCcacaaattttcaaaaaacCTAACAACCAAAACTAA
- the URK1 gene encoding uridine kinase URK1 (similar to Saccharomyces cerevisiae URK1 (YNR012W); ancestral locus Anc_6.307), whose product MSETHYQPVLDDKLEDLPSTGRGHSETPVLHRRSSSVSSLKSEGFQYIPPWTTPYVIGIGGPSGSGKTSVAAKIVSSINVPWTVLVSLDNFYKPLTPEERKEAFQNNYDFDHPSAIDLDLAYKCISSLKAGKKTSIPVYSFVEHNRVPNKSINIYGASVIVLEGIYALHDKRLLDLMDLKIYVDADLDVCLARRLSRDIVSRGRELQGCLLQWEKFVKPNAARYVKNTMESADAIIPSLTDSTVAVELLINHIKSKLQEKSEGHLRELIKLGSYGSKPIHEISSVHELEKTNQVRSIMTMLLDKTLKQDDFVFYFDRIATILLSKVLDHLPVSQRTTIETPSGSVVEDAPQCNFDQVTAINLIRSGDCFVASLKHTIPDIPLGKLLIQSDSQTGEPQLHCEFLPPNIHKYETVLLVEGQIISGAAMIMAVQVLLDHGVPMERIKIVVYLATELGVRRIMNGFRRKVEVFAGAIVKKEDIHSNSWAKSRFVDSKYFGC is encoded by the coding sequence ATGTCTGAAACACATTATCAGCCTGTGCTAGATGATAAACTCGAGGATCTGCCTTCTACAGGTCGCGGACACTCGGAAACTCctgttcttcatcgtagGAGTAGCTCTgtgtcttctttgaaatctgaAGGCTTCCAGTATATTCCTCCGTGGACTACTCCTTACGTTATTGGGATTGGTGGTCCTTCTGGCTCGGGGAAGACTAGTGTGGCAGCAAAGATCGTGTCCTCGATCAATGTTCCATGGACAGTCTTGGTCTCTTTAGACAACTTTTACAAGCCATTAACTCCAGAAGAAAGGAAAGAAGCATTCCAAAATAACTATGATTTTGACCATCCCagtgcaattgatttggatttggCCTACAAATGTATATCAAGTTTGAAAGCGGGCAAAAAGACTTCAATTCCAGTCTACAGCTTTGTCGAGCATAACAGGGTACCTAATAAGAGCATCAATATCTATGGTGCCAGTGTCATTGTTCTCGAGGGTATATATGCGCTACATGATAAGCGACTACTCGATCTCATGGACCTTAAGATATACGTGGATGCAGATCTCGATGTGTGTCTAGCAAGAAGACTCTCCAGAGATATCGTCTCCAGAGGAAGAGAGTTACAAGGATGTCTACTTCAATGGGAGAAATTCGTGAAACCTAACGCTGCTCGGTATGTCAAGAACACCATGGAGAGTGCAGATGCCATTATACCCTCCTTGACAGACAGCACCGTGGCCGTTGAGCTGCTCATCAATCATATTAAATcaaaattgcaagaaaaatCTGAAGGACATTTGAGAGAACTCATAAAGTTAGGATCATACGGCTCCAAGCCCATTCATGAAATTTCTTCGGTTCACGAGTTGGAGAAGACCAATCAGGTAAGGTCGATCATGACTATGCTATTGGACAAAACGCTCAAGCAAGATGATTTTGTATTTTACTTTGATAGAATAGCCACAATATTGCTTTCCAAAGTTTTGGATCATTTACCAGTGTCGCAAAGAACCACTATCGAAACGCCTAGTGGATCAGTGGTGGAGGACGCCCCTCAATGCAACTTCGACCAAGTGACTGCAATCAACCTCATTCGCTCTGGTGATTGTTTCGTAGCCTCTCTGAAACATACTATACCAGACATTCCTCTGGGGAAACTTCTCATTCAGTCAGACTCTCAAACTGGGGAACCACAATTACATTGTGAGTTTCTGCCGCCCAATATCCATAAATATGAAACGGTCCTTCTGGTGGAGGGTCAAATTATCTCCGGTGCTGCGATGATCATGGCTGTCCAAGTGCTACTTGATCATGGAGTGCCCATGGAACGTATTAAGATCGTTGTCTACTTGGCGACCGAACTTGGAGTGAGGCGTATAATGAATGGGTTCCGCAGGAAAGTGGAAGTATTTGCAGGGGCGATtgtaaagaaagaagatatACATTCCAATTCGTGGGCCAAAAGCCGTTTCGTTGATTCAAAGTATTTTGGATGCTGA
- the PHO91 gene encoding Pho91p (similar to Saccharomyces cerevisiae PHO91 (YNR013C); ancestral locus Anc_6.308): protein MKFSHSLQFNAVPEWSSKYIAYSHLKKLIYALQKDKLYASTSPVPIDQEARPLLSRELSHDVYVNRFLSALEVELKKIDKFFKSQETGLIANYNELKDDCDEFEQDLLHNRVGSISDAVPPQIRKRPSRRFSNSSMGHEDDDDEDDDEEEDDIRRRSTSRSVSSAPDDVDLEIYHARSRTTNNSHFLSPTLERKITLKKRLVAIYTQLSELKSYIELNRTGFSKICKKFDKSLNTDIKSEYLKFIEENSHVFQPTTIQHIQACITTTTITYARLSQESFPFPLAHDQEALLDVEIAERELSSHLRDHVVWERNTVWKDMINLERKAQNVKAESQNLSKISKQYQVKEIDQNGKVTLKSERSAKLAPRTLKDLIQSYPWQLVKLVIGSNWCLKICAIVAVFMTLLSFSPFDDVLQKNCFAILVFASLLWATEAIPLFVTSLLIPLLIVVLPVLRDGDGGVMEPVKSSQFILSTMWSSVIMLLLGGFTLAAALSKYNVAKVLSTYILSSAGTNPKIILLTNMGVALFASMWVSNVAAPVLCYSIIQPLLRTLPRHSTYAKSLILGIALASNIGGMASPIASPQNIFSIGLMDPQPSWGEWFLIAIPICVVCVMGIWILLIITFPLEPSLKLLQLHPLRDPFTLQQWFVTLVSIGTIVLWCLSNRLSGIFGEMGIISIIPLVTFFGTGLLTSEDFNNFMWTIVILAMGGTTLGKAVTSSGLLNTMASVIKENIEDKPVFVIVLIFGIVILTMATFVSHTVAAMIIVPLMSEIGANLPSGDHSRLLIMIAALLCSGAMGLPTSGFPNVTAISMIDEVGDRYLTVGTFITRGVPSSLITYAVIVTMGYGLMKTVGY, encoded by the coding sequence ATGAAGTTTTCTCATTCTCTGCAGTTTAATGCTGTACCAGAATGGTCTTCGAAGTATATTGCTTATTCgcatttgaagaaattaatcTATGCATTGCAAAAAGATAAACTTTATGCCTCGACATCACCTGTTCCTATTGATCAAGAGGCTCGTCCTTTACTTTCTCGTGAATTGTCCCATGATGTTTATGTAAATCGGTTTCTTTCCGCATTGGAAGttgagttgaagaagattgataaattctttaAATCCCAAGAGACTGGACTGATAGCTAATTAtaatgagttgaaagatgattGTGATGAGTTTGAGCAGGATTTATTGCACAACCGAGTAGGATCGATTAGTGATGCGGTTCCTCCGCAGATTAGAAAAAGGCCGTCTCGTAGGTTTAGTAATAGTTCTATGGGtcatgaagatgatgatgatgaggatgatgatgaggaagaagatgatattCGTAGGAGATCTACATCCAGATCGGTTTCGTCTGCTCCGGATGATGTAGATCTGGAGATTTATCATGCAAGGTCTAGAACTACTAACAATTCGCATTTTCTTTCGCCTACATTGGAGAGGAAAattactttgaagaagagactaGTGGCTATATACACACAATTGTCGGAGCTAAAGAGCTATATTGAGTTGAATCGTACTGGTTTCTCTAAGATTTGTaagaaatttgacaaaTCGCTCAATACAGATATCAAGAGcgaatatttgaaatttattgaagagaattcTCATGTTTTCCAGCCAACTACGATCCAGCATATTCAGGCATGTATTACAACGACAACCATAACTTATGCCCGACTTTCCCAGGAGTCTTTCCCTTTCCCGCTTGCACACGATCAGGAAGCTCTCCTCGACGTTGAAATCGCTGAAAGAGAACTATCCTCGCACTTGAGAGATCATGTTGTGTGGGAAAGAAATACTGTTTGGAAGGATATGATCAATCTTGAGAGAAAAGCTCAAAACGTCAAGGCTGAAAGTCAAAACCTTTCTAAGATCTCTAAGCAATACCAGGTCAAAGAGATCGACCAAAACGGTAAAGTGACTTTAAAATCCGAACGATCTGCCAAGTTGGCACCACGAACACTCAAGGATCTTATTCAGTCGTATCCATGGCAATTAGTCAAATTGGTAATCGGTTCAAATTGGTGTCTCAAGATCTGTGCCATTGTAGCGGTTTTCATGACCCTCTTATCCTTCTCACCATTCGATGATGTCTTACAGAAAAATTGTTTTGCCATCCTGGTATTTGCATCTTTATTATGGGCCACCGAAGCAATCCCATTATTCGTCACTTCTTTATTGATTCCATTATTGATCGTGGTCTTGCCCGTTCTCAGAGACGGTGATGGCGGCGTTATGGAACCCGTTAAGTCCTCACAATTTATTTTATCCACAATGTGGTCTAGTGTCATCATGCTATTACTCGGTGGGTTCACTCTTGCTGCTGCGTTATCCAAGTATAATGTGGCCAAAGTACTTTCAACTTATATTCTCTCCTCGGCCGGAACCAACCCAAAGATCATCCTCTTGACCAACATGGGTGTAGCATTGTTCGCTTCCATGTGGGTTTCCAACGTTGCTGCTCCAGTGCTATGTTACTCCATCATTCAACCTTTACTGCGTACTTTACCAAGACACAGCACATACGCTAAGTCATTGATTCTCGGTATTGCATTGGCTTCCAATATTGGTGGTATGGCTTCACCCATTGCTTCTCCACAAAATATCTTTTCGATTGGTTTGATGGACCCTCAACCATCATGGGGAGAATGGTTCCTGATAGCAATTCCAATCTGTGTGGTATGTGTCATGGGCATTTGGATTCTATTGATTATCACATTCCCACTAGAGCCATCACTGAAATTACTTCAATTACATCCTTTAAGAGATCCATTTACTTTGCAGCAATGGTTCGTTACATTGGTCTCCATCGGAACTATCGTCCTCTGGTGTTTATCTAACAGGCTCTctggaatttttggtgAGATGGGTATAATTTCAATCATACCGTTGGTAACTTTCTTCGGAACTGGGTTACTAACATCTGAGgatttcaacaacttcatgTGGACCATCGTGATCCTTGCCATGGGTGGTACTACCCTAGGTAAAGCAGTTACTTCTTCAGGATTACTTAATACGATGGCCTCTGTCATCAAGGAGAATATTGAGGATAAACCAGTCTTCGTAATTGTTTTGATCTTTGGTATTGTCATTTTAACGATGGCCACGTTCGTTTCTCATACAGTCGCTGCAATGATCATCGTCCCACTCATGAGTGAGATCGGCGCGAACTTACCTTCTGGTGACCACTCGAGACTGCTTATCATGATTGCTGCTTTGCTATGTTCAGGTGCCATGGGTTTGCCAACTTCCGGTTTCCCTAACGTTACTGCCATCTCAATGATAGATGAGGTGGGTGATCGCTACTTGACCGTGGGGACTTTTATTACTCGCGGTGTTCCTTCGAGTCTCATTACGTATGCCGTCATTGTCACAATGGGTTACGGTTTGATGAAGACCGTCGGATACTAA
- the TDEL0A07230 gene encoding uncharacterized protein (similar to Saccharomyces cerevisiae YMR206W and YNR014W; ancestral locus Anc_6.309), whose amino-acid sequence MTEDTDKKWPLNRPVSAHITIHYEDDERERAGKVVKTVLNIDQAGENDVASSLQGYSLEEACKSPTASPRDSRRPSNANSMNVYDFYQCVHRQRDSERENGSHSVGRRFSEPRIPNTTNQQHPRHLHCTQEEAPIVRSMSLATGMDPHLIMLPPLRKNRADERLSSRTSSRSSSRSSSGSEPSAEHRCLDLSCPCSRHHHRRNSVAVKFHKAMYKKA is encoded by the coding sequence ATGACTGAGGATACAGATAAGAAATGGCCTTTGAATAGGCCTGTGTCGGCCCATATTACAATACATTATGAGGACgatgaaagagaaagagcaGGGAAAGTGGTTAAGACGGTGTTGAATATTGATCAGGCAGGTGAAAATGATGTTGCGAGTTCATTGCAAGGTTATTCGTTAGAGGAGGCCTGTAAGAGTCCCACGGCTTCGCCGAGGGACTCCAGAAGGCCTTCTAATGCTAACTCGATGAATGTTTACGATTTTTATCAGTGTGTGCATAGACAACGAGATAGTGAGCGTGAAAATGGCTCGCATTCCGTTGGTAGAAGGTTCAGTGAACCAAGAATTCCTAATACTACTAATCAACAACATCCCAGACATTTGCATTGTACGCAGGAGGAAGCTCCGATTGTGCGATCTATGTCTTTGGCTACAGGCATGGATCCACATCTCATAATGCTTCCACCTTTAAGAAAAAATCGAGCGGATGAAAGATTGTCGTCGcgaacttcttcaagatcctCATCGAGGTCATCTTCAGGATCTGAACCTTCGGCAGAACATAGGTGCCTGGATCTTTCGTGTCCTTGCTCGAGGCACCATCATAGAAGGAACTCGGTAGCTGTGAAATTTCATAAGGCCATGTATAAGAAGGCCTAA
- the TDEL0A07240 gene encoding DUF1708 domain-containing protein, producing MVSVFRGLRERFSSNGNKSQTRSSSVVQNLDKLRKKEPKRSTNPQIRSFSAPVEAPVPKPVFSPMGSPKTLSSEVMSSVSGGQGNRYYIYDPKAYLNGNKDGQFDIFEKSNGITPTSARYVIQYLTNHIKELILQKEDSKTLLQVFKPNLHHFSHKEVIETKNILKNFFPEDGCSLKGDDLSTAMRLNFKNNIGSLTMALRILWNEFPRGIVPWEAYYKFIKWESENDFPLESFHFRLSKFLPDKDYTFCTFAFLEFLLCILLQKNKLLVDKSVQLDLIFTAGATCFVREPFEDLNDDTPAVIKSYHTRGNALYRLFVGYLRSLNHEGKVKDFYLSDIFHIDQYPPTAYRARSSKALTLTIPFEFSNGNDFTSLIYQAATAKQRFYSSKTSFSKVENVFLDQLEEETLKVITTLFSESSNRYITTFDNGFNAGMLENGQEGEQPKVGDDQYAVATWLHFAKEQNSFDELLKMLEGGNCAEGGTLALGGGAGGLTLQQPLKLNREPSQDSKVRVAKTDISEWLISSWKSEMFMNRVHNTLLIKLTKKIGECNWLVITGEQSASTTTPPTNNANALNDLLDSCYTESVMT from the coding sequence ATGGTTAGTGTTTTTAGAGGCCTTCGGGAGAGATTTAGCAGCAATGGGAACAAGAGTCAGACGAGGAGCAGTAGTGTGGTCCAAAACTTGGACAAGTTGAGGAAAAAAGAGCCTAAGAGGAGTACAAATCCACAGATACGATCTTTTTCAGCACCAGTGGAAGCACCGGTACCCAAACCGGTGTTCTCACCGATGGGATCACCCAAGACTCTGTCATCGGAAGTTATGTCAAGTGTTAGTGGTGGTCAAGGTAATAGATACTATATCTATGATCCCAAGGCTTACTTGAATGGAAACAAGGATGGACAATTTGATATATTCGAGAAATCCAATGGGATTACTCCTACATCGGCACGGTACGTGATTCAGTACCTGACCAATCACATTAAGGAATTGATCTTGCAGAAAGAGGATAGTAAGACGTTATTACAAGTTTTCAAACCAAATTTACACCATTTCTCACATAAAGAAGTGATCGAAACTAAGAATATACTAAAGAATTTCTTCCCCGAAGATGGTTGTAGTTTGAAAGGTGATGATTTATCTACTGCGATGAGACttaatttcaagaataataTCGGTTCATTGACAATGGCTTTGAGGATTCTTTGGAACGAGTTTCCTAGAGGAATCGTGCCCTGGGAAGCCTACTATAAATTTATTAAGTGGGAAAGTGAGAATGACTTCCCATTGGAGTCGTTCCATTTTAGACTATCTAAATTCTTACCGGATAAGGACTACACTTTCTGCACATTCGCATTCCTAGAATTTCTTCTATGCATTTTGTTACAGAAGAATAAATTACTTGTTGACAAGAGTGTGCAATTGGATTTAATATTTACCGCAGGAGCGACCTGTTTTGTTCGTGAGCCATTCGAAGACTTGAATGACGATACACCTGCTGTGATCAAATCTTATCATACCCGCGGTAACGCCTTGTACCGATTGTTCGTGGGATACTTGAGATCCTTGAACCATGAGGGCAAAGTCAAGGACTTTTACCTATCAGACATTTTCCACATCGATCAATACCCACCAACTGCATATCGAGCCCGATCTTCAAAGGCCTTGACTTTGACCATCCCATTCGAGTTCTCTAACGGTAACGATTTCACTTCGTTGATATATCAGGCCGCGACAGCGAAACAACGTTTTTACTCATCCAAAACCTCATTctccaaagttgaaaatgtctttttggatcaattagaagaagagactCTGAAAGTGATTACGACATTATTCTCTGAATCTTCCAACAGATATATAACCACATTTGACAATGGATTCAATGCTGGAATGTTAGAAAACGGTCAAGAAGGCGAACAACCAAAAGTAGGCGACGACCAATATGCAGTTGCTACATGGTTACATTTTgccaaagaacaaaactCATTTGACGAGTTACTCAAGATGTTGGAAGGTGGAAATTGTGCAGAGGGAGGTACGTTAGCATTAGGCGGTGGAGCAGGAGGACTCACTTTACAACAACCACTAAAACTAAATCGTGAACCCTCTCAAGACTCAAAAGTACGAGTTGCCAAGACAGATATAAGCGAATGGCTCATATCATCATGGAAGAGCGAAATGTTTATGAACAGAGTGCATAACACTCTGCTCATCAAACTAACAAAGAAGATCGGTGAGTGTAACTGGCTTGTCATAACAGGTGAACAATCCGCTTCCACAACCACTCCACCAACCAACAATGCTAACGCCCTAAATGACTTATTAGATAGTTGCTATACAGAGAGCGTAATGACTTAG
- the SMM1 gene encoding tRNA-dihydrouridine(20) synthase (NAD(+)) (similar to Saccharomyces cerevisiae SMM1 (YNR015W); ancestral locus Anc_6.310) has translation MVIYAGKLVLAPMVRAGELPTRLLALQHGADLVWSPEIIDKKLIQCERQINETLKTVDFVIPSPGGNKPPTLVFRTYPAAEKGKVIFQIGTATPSLALEAALKVIKDVDGIDVNAGCPKHFSVHSGMGAALLQTPEKLCSILKELVTKVGEPYKKPISVKIRLLEDEEKTLKLVERLCSTGISNLTVHCRTTPMRNREAPIRDYIPGIYRICQRMKVSLIMNGAVRDRSHFRGLREQLILPEDIGGMMADCAENNPTVFSDSPLPWYDTCRQYIKIANDFDNHLGNTKYMLSRLVPGKSKFFQFFARCKTMQEVQFVIDQLGPTGEMLKDPSSYLDNCREQDKLLKRKASDLKSQQKQQEKKRKLQENSAET, from the coding sequence ATGGTGATTTACGCTGGTAAGCTGGTTCTGGCACCTATGGTGCGGGCAGGGGAATTGCCCACTCGGTTGTTGGCTTTACAACATGGGGCTGATCTCGTATGGTCGCCTGAAATCATCGATAAGAAACTGATTCAATGTGAAAGACAGATTAATGAAACACTAAAAACTGTGGATTTTGTGATTCCTTCACCTGGCGGTAATAAACCTCCAACTTTAGTGTTTAGAACGTATCCTGCGGCGGAAAAGGGTAAAGTCATCTTCCAGATAGGTACGGCTACCCCATCGCTAGCACTGGAAgctgctttgaaagtgaTTAAGGATGTAGATGGGATAGATGTGAACGCAGGGTGTCCAAAACATTTCTCTGTGCACTCCGGGATGGGCGCTGCGTTGTTACAGACTCCAGAGAAGCTATGCTCTATCCTGAAAGAGCTAGTGACGAAGGTGGGTGAACCATACAAGAAACCTATTAGTGTCAAGATCAGACTTttagaagatgaagaaaagactttgaagcTGGTTGAGAGGTTGTGCTCTACTGGCATATCCAACTTAACCGTCCATTGTAGAACTACGCCGATGAGGAATCGTGAAGCTCCAATAAGAGACTATATTCCAGGAATTTACAgaatttgccaaagaatgaaagtCTCGCTCATAATGAATGGTGCAGTACGAGATAGATCCCATTTCAGAGGTCTGAGGGAGCAATTGATACTCCCTGAAGACATTGGAGGTATGATGGCGGACTGCGCTGAAAATAACCCAACAGTGTTTAGCGACTCGCCACTGCCTTGGTATGATACTTGTCGACAATACATCAAGATAGCGAATGACTTTGATAATCATTTGGGGAATACAAAGTACATGCTTTCAAGGCTGGTACCGGGAAAATCcaaattctttcaattctttgcaCGTTGTAAGACCATGCAGGAAGTGCAATTCGTCATAGATCAATTGGGTCCCACCGGTGAGATGTTGAAGGATCCTTCAAGCTACCTGGACAATTGCAGAGAGCAGGATAAGCTTTTAAAGAGGAAAGCCAGTGATCTAAAATCTCAGCAGAAGCagcaagagaagaagcgCAAGTTACAGGAAAATAGCGCCGAAACATAG